The following coding sequences lie in one candidate division KSB1 bacterium genomic window:
- a CDS encoding MlaD family protein gives MARRREAYEVRVGFLIFVALAVLVATVVYVGEQQGFMRARFHLRTLMSRVNGLQEGAPVRLAGVDVGTVTGVEFSPDLDNPKIVVTMEVNRAVKKYIRRDSRAHIGTLGLLGDKFVGITMGSPDQPEVQDWDYIESSDPMDVEKLLDEGVEVFNVLRQSAGKFRDVTETAYRIAYKIDTGQGTLGLLVNDPELYFDLRRLLVLVERMSREIESGEGTLALLFRDPSLYNSLTGLLASAQQLSDSIRTGKGTVGQLVSDRSLYHRADSLVAELSLLTRKLNDERGSLARLSRDDSLYEALVRTLAGLDSLVQDVRRNPKRYIRFSVF, from the coding sequence ATGGCAAGGAGAAGGGAGGCATACGAGGTAAGGGTCGGCTTCCTGATTTTTGTGGCCCTTGCCGTGCTTGTCGCCACCGTCGTGTACGTGGGCGAGCAGCAGGGTTTTATGCGGGCCCGCTTTCACCTCCGTACCCTGATGTCACGGGTGAACGGACTCCAAGAGGGTGCACCCGTGCGACTGGCAGGCGTGGACGTCGGGACGGTGACGGGCGTAGAGTTCTCCCCCGACCTGGACAACCCCAAGATCGTGGTCACCATGGAGGTGAACCGCGCGGTCAAGAAGTATATCCGGCGCGATAGCCGAGCCCACATCGGCACCCTGGGCCTTCTGGGCGACAAGTTCGTGGGCATCACCATGGGGTCGCCGGATCAGCCGGAGGTGCAGGACTGGGATTACATCGAGAGTTCCGACCCCATGGACGTGGAAAAACTCCTTGATGAAGGGGTGGAGGTATTCAATGTCCTCCGCCAGAGCGCGGGCAAGTTTCGGGACGTAACGGAGACTGCCTACCGCATTGCGTACAAGATCGACACGGGCCAGGGGACGCTGGGGCTGCTGGTCAATGATCCGGAACTGTACTTTGACCTGCGTCGCCTGCTGGTTTTGGTGGAGCGAATGAGCCGAGAGATCGAATCGGGGGAGGGAACCCTGGCACTGCTCTTCCGGGATCCATCGCTGTACAACAGCCTGACGGGATTACTGGCCTCTGCGCAGCAATTGAGCGACTCCATTCGGACGGGCAAGGGCACGGTCGGCCAGCTGGTCAGCGACAGGAGCCTTTACCACAGAGCCGATAGTCTGGTGGCCGAGCTGTCCCTCCTAACCCGCAAGCTCAATGACGAGCGGGGTTCTCTGGCCCGGCTCAGCCGCGACGACTCGCTGTACGAGGCCCTCGTCCGCACCCTGGCGGGCTTGGACAGCCTGGTGCAGGACGTCCGGCGCAATCCCAAGAGGTACATTCGGTTCAGTGTTTTCTGA
- the ftsH gene encoding ATP-dependent zinc metalloprotease FtsH, with translation MQRARHSKQGSNPGPNRRVTFSIWYLLLAIFLVYLVESLFMRPQVDKIPYSRFKEMLRRGLIVNCAVSPQNISGLYLRDDPGVLSGVQFDTVRVVRATLLDSVKILRARLDSATVSALIRQDKVRRFSTVRVEDPDLVWQLEAAGIQYTGKSDGGWFRSLFLGGILPLLFLFVLWGFIFRRMGPSGGLMSIGKSRAKVYVEGNTRVTFKDVAGIDEAVEEVKEIVEFLKNPQKFKELGGRIPKGVLLVGPPGTGKTLLARAVAGEAGVPFFSLTGSDFVEMFVGVGAARVRDLFQQAAQKAPCIIFIDELDALGKARALTPLPGGHDEREQTLNQLLAEMDGFDPNIGIIVMAATNRPEILDLALLRPGRFDRQIVVDRPDLKGREAILRVHARNVKLAPNVDLRVVAARTPGFVGADLANVVNEAALLAARKGKKQVEMEDFEEAIDRVIAGLERKSRVMNPREKERVAYHEAGHAVVACSLQGVDPVHRVSIIPRGVAALGYTLQLPTEDRYLMTRGELENRLKVFLGGRVAEEIIFGEVSTGAQNDLERATQIARSMVAEYGMSERVGPVSYGDSRRGLFLGAEMPVTRPYSEQVAAEIDAEVRRIIDDAYSEVRQLLLEKREKLENLARRLLQKEVVEREELAEILGPDGTGCSLAETSAQENSSDREPAPKGEGVHPQGTPTSDQT, from the coding sequence ATGCAACGAGCACGGCATTCGAAACAAGGGTCTAACCCAGGCCCGAATCGCCGCGTTACATTTTCGATTTGGTACCTGCTTCTGGCCATCTTTCTGGTCTACCTGGTGGAAAGCTTGTTCATGCGACCCCAGGTGGACAAGATCCCCTACAGCCGCTTCAAGGAGATGTTGCGCCGCGGGCTGATCGTCAACTGCGCGGTCAGCCCGCAGAACATCAGCGGACTCTATCTGCGCGATGACCCGGGTGTCCTTTCCGGGGTCCAGTTCGACACGGTACGGGTGGTCAGGGCCACTCTTCTGGATAGTGTGAAGATCTTGCGGGCGAGGCTGGATTCGGCCACCGTAAGCGCCCTGATCCGGCAGGATAAGGTACGCCGCTTCAGCACGGTGCGCGTTGAGGACCCGGATCTGGTATGGCAGCTCGAGGCGGCAGGCATCCAGTACACGGGCAAGAGTGACGGGGGATGGTTCCGGAGCCTCTTCCTCGGCGGCATTCTGCCCTTGCTCTTCCTCTTCGTCCTCTGGGGATTCATCTTCCGGCGCATGGGTCCGAGCGGTGGACTGATGTCCATCGGGAAGAGCCGCGCCAAAGTGTACGTCGAAGGGAACACGAGGGTGACGTTTAAGGACGTGGCAGGTATCGACGAGGCCGTAGAGGAGGTCAAGGAGATCGTCGAGTTCCTGAAGAATCCTCAGAAGTTCAAGGAGCTCGGAGGGCGCATTCCCAAAGGGGTGCTTCTGGTGGGACCGCCGGGGACCGGCAAGACCTTGTTGGCGCGCGCGGTGGCAGGAGAAGCGGGCGTGCCGTTCTTCAGCCTCACCGGTTCGGACTTTGTGGAGATGTTTGTAGGCGTGGGCGCGGCCCGCGTCCGCGACCTCTTCCAGCAAGCCGCGCAGAAGGCCCCGTGTATCATCTTCATCGACGAGCTCGATGCCCTGGGCAAAGCGCGCGCGCTCACCCCTCTGCCGGGCGGCCATGACGAGCGAGAACAGACCCTGAACCAGCTCCTTGCCGAGATGGACGGCTTCGACCCGAACATCGGCATCATTGTGATGGCCGCAACCAACCGACCGGAGATCCTCGACCTTGCCCTCCTCCGGCCTGGGCGCTTCGATCGGCAGATTGTGGTGGATCGACCCGATCTGAAGGGCCGGGAAGCGATCCTACGGGTCCACGCGCGCAACGTAAAGCTTGCCCCTAACGTCGACCTGCGGGTCGTCGCCGCTCGTACCCCGGGCTTCGTCGGCGCCGACCTGGCCAATGTGGTCAACGAGGCGGCGTTGCTGGCGGCCCGCAAGGGCAAGAAACAGGTCGAAATGGAAGACTTCGAAGAGGCGATCGACCGTGTGATCGCCGGTCTGGAACGAAAAAGCCGTGTGATGAACCCGCGGGAGAAGGAGCGCGTAGCCTACCACGAAGCCGGCCACGCCGTGGTCGCCTGCTCCCTGCAGGGTGTCGATCCCGTCCACCGCGTTTCGATCATCCCCCGAGGGGTAGCGGCCCTCGGTTATACGCTGCAGCTTCCCACCGAAGATCGCTACCTGATGACGCGCGGGGAACTGGAAAACCGGCTCAAGGTCTTCCTCGGGGGTCGCGTGGCTGAGGAGATCATCTTCGGGGAGGTCTCCACAGGCGCCCAGAATGACCTGGAGCGCGCCACCCAGATCGCGCGCTCGATGGTCGCCGAGTACGGCATGAGCGAACGGGTCGGGCCCGTCAGCTACGGAGATAGCCGTCGGGGGCTCTTTCTCGGAGCGGAGATGCCGGTGACGCGCCCGTACAGCGAGCAGGTGGCTGCCGAGATCGATGCCGAGGTGCGCCGGATCATCGACGACGCCTACAGCGAAGTGCGTCAACTCCTGCTCGAAAAACGGGAGAAACTTGAGAACCTGGCCCGTCGGCTGCTTCAGAAAGAGGTGGTGGAGCGAGAGGAGCTGGCGGAAATTCTGGGCCCGGACGGCACAGGGTGCAGTTTGGCGGAAACGTCGGCCCAGGAGAACTCCTCCGACCGCGAGCCGGCGCCGAAGGGGGAAGGAGTCCATCCACAAGGGACACCCACATCGGACCAAACCTGA
- a CDS encoding response regulator produces the protein MPGWNAQAIRKIRHKLGVSQEDLARAIGVSFATVNRWENGKARPSRAAQRLLDEFARKMRLDLPPGDEPAQGLPPRQVRVLIVDDDEMVVQALRRTLLRHSELFAVETAADGYEAGVKTGTFRPDVVVLDIYLPGMNGFEVCRYLKSAPETAGIKVIAITGYGTESTLQEIREAGADAVLTKPLETADFLGVLRTVLGDRLEPVSA, from the coding sequence ATGCCCGGGTGGAATGCACAAGCCATTCGCAAGATCCGGCACAAGTTGGGGGTGAGTCAGGAGGACCTTGCCAGGGCCATTGGGGTTAGCTTCGCTACGGTGAATCGCTGGGAAAATGGCAAGGCCCGGCCCAGTCGTGCAGCCCAACGGCTACTGGACGAGTTCGCGCGGAAGATGCGTCTGGACCTGCCCCCTGGGGACGAACCCGCCCAAGGCCTTCCTCCACGCCAGGTGCGTGTCCTCATCGTGGACGACGACGAGATGGTTGTACAAGCGTTGCGGCGAACCCTCCTTCGCCACTCGGAGCTTTTCGCCGTGGAGACGGCCGCGGACGGTTACGAGGCCGGGGTGAAAACCGGGACCTTCCGGCCGGACGTGGTTGTCCTGGACATCTACCTGCCCGGCATGAATGGCTTTGAGGTCTGCCGCTACCTGAAATCAGCGCCCGAAACCGCGGGGATCAAGGTGATCGCGATTACCGGATACGGCACCGAAAGCACCCTGCAGGAGATCCGGGAGGCCGGTGCGGATGCCGTTCTGACCAAACCTCTGGAGACGGCGGACTTCTTGGGGGTCCTTCGCACGGTCCTCGGAGATCGATTGGAACCGGTGTCCGCCTGA
- a CDS encoding ABC transporter ATP-binding protein: MIRLEGIWKRFGSHEVLRGLDLEVRGGETLVLLGRSGCGKSVTLRIILGLLRPDAGRVWIDGTDVTDFDERRWVEVRKRMGMVFQASALFDSLTVRDNVAYFLEEHTDLTEEEIDRIVAERLEFVGLAGAEHLMPAQLSGGMRKRVALARAMAANPEILLYDEPTTGLDPITARTINQLIRKTQEEFRVTSIVVTHELESAFAVADRVAVMDGGRILFVGTVEEVKACSDPFVQDFLMGPSWQGEGRHTR; this comes from the coding sequence GTGATCCGGCTGGAGGGAATTTGGAAGCGCTTTGGCAGTCACGAGGTGCTGCGGGGTCTGGATCTGGAGGTACGTGGCGGTGAGACTCTGGTGCTGCTGGGGCGGAGCGGCTGCGGTAAGAGCGTCACCCTTCGCATTATCTTGGGTCTGCTTCGTCCCGACGCGGGCCGGGTTTGGATCGACGGGACCGACGTGACCGACTTTGACGAGCGCCGCTGGGTTGAAGTCCGTAAGCGAATGGGGATGGTGTTCCAGGCCTCGGCCCTTTTCGACTCCCTCACCGTGAGGGACAACGTGGCCTATTTCCTCGAGGAGCACACGGATCTCACCGAGGAGGAGATCGATCGCATCGTGGCGGAGAGGCTGGAATTCGTGGGACTTGCGGGCGCGGAGCACCTGATGCCGGCCCAGCTCAGCGGCGGGATGCGCAAGAGGGTGGCGCTGGCCCGGGCTATGGCTGCAAACCCGGAGATCCTCCTCTACGACGAGCCAACCACGGGGCTTGACCCGATCACAGCGCGAACGATCAATCAATTGATCCGGAAGACACAGGAAGAATTCCGCGTCACCTCGATCGTGGTCACCCACGAGCTTGAGTCCGCCTTCGCCGTTGCCGATCGCGTGGCGGTGATGGACGGCGGCCGGATCCTCTTTGTGGGGACCGTGGAGGAAGTGAAGGCCTGTAGCGATCCCTTTGTACAGGACTTCTTGATGGGACCATCATGGCAAGGAGAAGGGAGGCATACGAGGTAA
- a CDS encoding PAS domain S-box protein gives MRPSVHQGGASILLLVSDPYLAQQLRPELERRGMDVRVASGREEALTQLKSETFDLILWDPAVVDPRVWIAASAPRRGGSDTAVLILGESEGTDLAREPGRFAALDFVSPDIGVSALLIRIEKALRQARTLSELRARSASLELLSGLAHELSRCARAEEVLATGLSWLENAVPNAAIALFLHEDKDHGLRLWGERGLPPYLCRIANRFREQLPLPKSEFVSPASLEGGRFARHGRLFARLRREFACLRTEALRAGDTDLGVLAVAFRRWPRFPELSAQLLRTAAEQLGLALRSVSLSDALPPWKGLEPEPVGSFRSLLENPFEGICAVVNGRFTLVNQAFCQMVGYEKHELIGQPFTMVLPSEEAPRIIARYARRLQGKPEPNRYEVRLLAKSGEVFDAECVVSVVQLGGRRELQAFVRDIREHKRVVAKLDRRNRELASLLEVARAATRSLTFEETLSNALRSAMRVVQADMGKIYLLSPEGAELRLAASQGESEAWWNRDPIPVGSYFSGRAVSARRVIHVTDSRSPEALEQDPSLAEVVPHSFLVVPLIHAGKVLGALNLGRRHVGGFSREEERIVRAIASFLALGIANSEAHERVLREARWLEALPCQTARLAQATGLRQILQILLQGAAELCAAARGFLAVPERGGRNGFRPLLLWEQSKIAVVHSGEVWKPDAALYARLQTAKGWYTNSPTPSQGWPRFLDSDLLNCAVVPVLSAVRPVAVLVLVNARLGFDDTLMNALRALANHAAAELEKAELFQRLRRSEEQFRKVFDAVPDGILILSEEGKVLEVNLHVLDLLGCKPTHVVGRDFSSLLVGKPGPPRFPELAEEALSSPVAREVEIRRQNGDVLPVELRILPFPSLGQSLWLAVVRDLTEHKRYEQALRRQKEFFERIIDNAGVAIVGGRDDGELLICNRRVTELTGYAGSELQHGRWREVFWPEGRRAEEGAGPWEKWVTAADGRRVCLRFTETDLLDTDGSRVGSVAFGHDVTDLRTMQAQLVQTEKLVALGQLVAGIAHELNNPLTAILGYTQLLEASVEDEQTLSDLRAIERECHRCRRIVENLLHFAGARASAKAPLDLNQVIRSVLELMGATLRAGRVQVELRLDPQLPLVQGEESQLSQVVLNLVSNAFQAFPPEQHDRRIVLHTSQQYGEVVLRVEDNGPGIPESVVDKIWDPFFTTKGVGKGSGLGLSVCYGIVQEHGGQIRLLRTSAAGTVFEVRLPAGIERQARSNGSGAGLPEPRRALRRGGRKALIVGTDSIGMGVLLRILGDLGYEAKHVPDLASAAERWREEEFEVLFCEASLFADAARRTSRLAPGLFDGLGRKLVLVTSEQPSPEVQKFVRDLGCSVLVKPILPGNVAAVLAGLTPAVADSPEAIGTS, from the coding sequence GTGAGGCCGAGCGTGCACCAAGGTGGGGCGAGCATCCTGTTGCTCGTCAGCGATCCATACCTTGCGCAGCAACTGCGCCCGGAGCTGGAACGGCGAGGGATGGACGTCCGCGTCGCCTCCGGCAGAGAAGAGGCCTTGACGCAGCTGAAGAGCGAGACCTTCGATCTGATCCTCTGGGACCCCGCGGTAGTGGACCCCAGGGTTTGGATCGCTGCGAGTGCCCCGCGGCGAGGCGGGTCGGATACGGCCGTGCTTATCCTGGGCGAGTCCGAAGGGACCGACCTGGCCCGGGAGCCCGGCCGGTTTGCAGCTCTGGACTTTGTCTCGCCAGACATCGGGGTCTCGGCTCTGCTTATCCGCATCGAGAAGGCTCTTCGGCAAGCCCGGACTCTGAGCGAGCTCAGGGCCCGAAGCGCGAGTCTGGAACTGCTTAGCGGTCTGGCACACGAGCTCAGCCGATGCGCGCGGGCGGAGGAAGTGCTGGCAACGGGACTATCGTGGCTGGAGAATGCCGTGCCGAATGCGGCGATCGCCCTCTTCCTTCACGAGGACAAAGACCATGGCCTCCGACTGTGGGGAGAACGAGGTCTGCCTCCCTACCTTTGCCGGATCGCAAACCGATTCAGAGAACAGCTTCCCCTGCCGAAGTCCGAATTCGTGTCGCCAGCAAGTCTCGAAGGGGGTCGCTTCGCTCGGCATGGGCGTCTCTTCGCCCGACTCAGGAGGGAATTCGCTTGCCTGCGCACCGAAGCTTTGCGCGCGGGCGACACCGATCTCGGCGTCCTCGCGGTGGCGTTTCGCCGGTGGCCGAGGTTTCCGGAACTCAGCGCGCAGCTATTGCGGACGGCGGCGGAGCAATTGGGCCTTGCCCTGCGAAGCGTGAGTCTTTCCGACGCACTTCCCCCATGGAAGGGGCTTGAGCCTGAGCCCGTCGGGTCCTTCCGTTCTCTCCTGGAGAATCCCTTCGAAGGCATTTGTGCTGTGGTCAACGGGAGGTTCACCCTGGTGAATCAGGCTTTCTGCCAGATGGTGGGGTACGAGAAGCATGAGCTGATCGGTCAGCCCTTCACGATGGTCCTACCATCAGAGGAGGCCCCGAGGATAATTGCGCGCTACGCGAGGCGCCTCCAGGGCAAGCCGGAGCCAAATCGGTACGAGGTCAGGCTCCTGGCCAAATCGGGGGAAGTGTTCGACGCGGAATGCGTGGTGAGTGTGGTGCAGTTGGGGGGCCGGAGGGAGCTCCAGGCGTTCGTGCGCGACATCCGCGAGCACAAGCGGGTAGTGGCCAAACTCGACCGCCGTAACCGCGAGCTGGCTTCTCTCCTCGAGGTGGCCCGTGCCGCCACCCGCTCGCTCACCTTCGAGGAGACCCTCAGCAATGCCCTGCGCTCGGCCATGCGCGTCGTGCAAGCGGACATGGGAAAGATTTACCTGCTCTCTCCCGAGGGCGCGGAGCTCCGCCTTGCGGCCAGCCAGGGAGAGTCCGAAGCCTGGTGGAACAGGGACCCGATCCCGGTAGGTAGCTATTTCTCTGGCCGGGCCGTGAGTGCGCGAAGGGTCATTCACGTGACGGATTCGCGCTCACCCGAAGCGCTGGAGCAGGACCCAAGCCTGGCGGAGGTAGTCCCCCACAGTTTCCTGGTTGTGCCTCTGATTCACGCCGGCAAGGTGCTGGGGGCCCTCAACCTTGGGCGCCGTCACGTGGGAGGGTTCAGCCGGGAGGAAGAGAGGATCGTCCGGGCCATTGCTTCGTTCCTGGCTTTGGGTATTGCGAACAGCGAGGCGCACGAGCGGGTTTTGCGGGAGGCCCGCTGGCTGGAAGCTCTTCCATGTCAGACCGCCCGCCTGGCCCAGGCCACTGGACTTCGCCAGATCTTGCAGATCCTTCTGCAGGGGGCGGCGGAGTTGTGTGCAGCCGCCAGAGGCTTCCTTGCCGTACCGGAAAGGGGAGGACGCAACGGCTTTCGTCCCCTTCTGCTGTGGGAGCAATCCAAGATTGCAGTGGTCCATTCGGGTGAGGTCTGGAAACCGGATGCGGCCCTTTACGCGCGGCTGCAGACCGCGAAGGGCTGGTACACGAACTCCCCTACGCCGAGTCAGGGATGGCCTCGCTTCCTTGACTCGGATTTGTTGAACTGCGCAGTGGTTCCCGTCCTCTCAGCCGTCCGTCCTGTTGCCGTGCTTGTGCTGGTCAACGCCCGGTTGGGATTCGACGATACCCTGATGAACGCACTGCGTGCTCTGGCCAATCACGCCGCGGCCGAGCTGGAAAAGGCGGAACTGTTCCAGAGGCTTCGGCGCTCGGAGGAGCAATTCCGCAAGGTGTTTGACGCAGTGCCCGACGGCATTCTCATCCTCAGCGAGGAGGGCAAGGTCCTGGAGGTCAATCTGCACGTTTTGGATTTGCTCGGCTGCAAGCCCACGCACGTGGTGGGCCGGGACTTCTCCAGCCTCCTCGTAGGCAAGCCCGGTCCCCCGCGCTTTCCAGAACTGGCCGAAGAGGCCTTGAGCTCTCCGGTAGCGCGGGAAGTTGAGATCCGGCGCCAGAACGGAGACGTTCTGCCTGTAGAGTTGCGGATCCTCCCCTTCCCTTCCCTGGGCCAGTCTCTCTGGCTGGCGGTGGTTCGCGACCTTACCGAACACAAGCGTTACGAGCAAGCCCTGCGGAGGCAAAAAGAGTTCTTCGAGCGAATCATCGACAACGCGGGCGTGGCGATTGTGGGGGGCCGGGATGACGGAGAGCTCCTGATTTGCAATCGCCGGGTTACGGAACTCACGGGGTACGCGGGAAGCGAGCTTCAGCATGGCCGCTGGCGAGAGGTCTTTTGGCCGGAGGGTCGGAGGGCAGAGGAGGGCGCCGGGCCATGGGAGAAATGGGTCACGGCCGCAGACGGGCGCCGTGTGTGCCTGCGGTTCACCGAGACGGACCTCCTGGACACGGACGGAAGCCGCGTGGGCTCGGTCGCCTTCGGTCACGATGTCACCGATCTGCGGACGATGCAGGCGCAACTGGTGCAGACGGAGAAGTTGGTGGCGCTGGGACAGCTCGTGGCGGGAATCGCTCATGAGCTGAACAATCCCCTCACGGCCATCCTTGGCTACACGCAGCTGCTGGAGGCATCGGTAGAGGACGAGCAAACCCTCAGCGATCTCCGGGCGATCGAGCGCGAGTGCCATCGCTGCCGGCGCATCGTGGAAAACCTGCTCCACTTTGCCGGAGCTCGCGCGTCGGCCAAGGCGCCGCTCGACCTCAACCAGGTGATCCGATCGGTACTTGAGCTAATGGGCGCTACCCTGCGGGCCGGCCGCGTTCAGGTGGAGCTGCGCCTTGACCCCCAATTGCCCCTTGTCCAGGGCGAGGAATCTCAGCTGAGCCAAGTCGTGCTGAACCTGGTGTCGAATGCTTTCCAGGCCTTTCCGCCTGAACAGCACGACCGCAGAATTGTTCTCCACACCAGCCAGCAGTATGGCGAGGTGGTGCTGCGCGTCGAGGACAATGGGCCAGGGATCCCGGAATCGGTCGTCGATAAGATCTGGGACCCGTTCTTCACGACTAAGGGAGTAGGAAAGGGCAGCGGCCTCGGGCTCTCCGTTTGCTACGGAATTGTGCAGGAGCACGGTGGGCAGATCCGCCTGCTCCGGACCTCGGCTGCAGGGACCGTCTTTGAAGTGCGTCTCCCCGCCGGGATCGAGCGGCAGGCGCGCTCGAACGGCTCGGGTGCCGGCCTGCCGGAACCTCGCAGAGCTCTCCGGAGGGGAGGACGCAAAGCGCTCATCGTAGGCACGGACAGCATCGGAATGGGCGTGTTGCTCCGGATACTGGGCGACCTGGGCTACGAGGCCAAGCACGTTCCCGATCTGGCCTCGGCGGCCGAGCGCTGGCGCGAAGAAGAGTTTGAGGTGCTGTTCTGCGAAGCCTCTCTGTTTGCAGACGCCGCCCGCCGTACGAGTAGGCTCGCTCCTGGACTTTTCGACGGCCTCGGCAGGAAACTCGTCCTCGTTACGTCCGAGCAGCCGTCCCCGGAGGTGCAGAAGTTCGTCCGCGATCTC
- a CDS encoding ABC transporter permease gives KMYVGTLVSLSLVRELGPVLTALVVAGRVGAGIAAEIGSMAVTEQIDAMRALATDPVKKLVTTRLVAATLMLPILTIMADLFGIVGGWFIAITSLGIPGSFYRRTTLYYLTFDDLFIGLVKPVVFGAVIALVACYIGLNTTGGTRGVGRSTTMSVVTSSILIFLLDFIITKLVLTVM, from the coding sequence CCAAGATGTACGTGGGCACCCTGGTGAGCCTGTCTCTGGTGCGAGAGCTTGGGCCTGTCCTGACAGCGCTCGTGGTTGCCGGAAGGGTGGGTGCGGGTATCGCGGCCGAGATCGGCTCCATGGCCGTCACGGAGCAGATCGACGCCATGCGCGCCCTGGCGACCGATCCGGTCAAGAAGCTGGTGACCACCCGCCTGGTGGCTGCCACGCTGATGCTGCCCATCCTCACGATTATGGCTGACCTGTTCGGAATCGTGGGCGGGTGGTTCATCGCGATCACCAGTCTGGGGATCCCGGGCTCGTTCTACCGCAGGACAACGCTTTACTACCTGACCTTCGATGATCTGTTCATCGGCTTGGTGAAACCCGTGGTCTTCGGGGCCGTTATTGCACTGGTGGCCTGCTACATCGGCCTGAACACCACCGGCGGGACGCGGGGTGTGGGCCGGTCGACAACCATGAGCGTGGTCACCAGTTCGATCCTGATCTTTCTGCTGGACTTCATCATCACCAAGCTTGTCCTGACGGTGATGTGA